In the Clostridium beijerinckii genome, one interval contains:
- a CDS encoding threonine/serine ThrE exporter family protein: MDLNKLLKVSTLAGKIMLESGAETYRVEETISRICTAFGAHTVDSFVIPTGIIVTVTYYDEVATLVQRIISRGVDLHKVDLVNDLSRKIQTETIDINEFNKELTNISNSHRYSNLTTLLWSALSAGCFSIMFGGNLKDFISASIIGAVIKIIVVICQKLNINEFFTNSLSGGLCAFLAIAFIKLNLSNNLDKTIIGSIMLLVPGLTITNAIRDTIAGDFLSGITKASEAFLVAVSIAVGTGAVLSLFINNLG; this comes from the coding sequence ATGGACTTAAATAAATTACTCAAAGTATCTACATTGGCTGGAAAAATAATGCTAGAAAGTGGTGCTGAAACTTATAGAGTCGAAGAAACCATTAGTAGAATATGTACTGCCTTTGGTGCTCATACAGTTGATAGTTTTGTAATACCGACAGGGATAATTGTAACAGTCACTTATTACGATGAGGTTGCTACCCTTGTTCAAAGAATTATTTCTAGGGGTGTTGATTTACATAAAGTAGATTTAGTCAATGATCTTTCTAGAAAAATACAAACAGAAACTATTGATATAAATGAATTTAATAAAGAACTTACAAACATATCGAATAGCCATAGGTACTCTAACTTAACCACTTTATTGTGGTCTGCTCTTAGCGCAGGATGCTTTAGTATTATGTTTGGTGGAAATCTTAAAGACTTTATTTCTGCAAGCATAATTGGTGCAGTAATAAAAATCATTGTTGTTATATGCCAAAAATTAAATATAAACGAATTTTTCACTAATTCCTTAAGTGGAGGATTGTGTGCATTTTTAGCTATAGCATTCATAAAATTAAATTTATCTAATAATTTAGATAAAACTATTATAGGTTCTATTATGCTTCTTGTTCCTGGGCTCACAATTACTAATGCAATTAGAGATACTATAGCTGGTGACTTTTTATCTGGTATAACAAAAGCCTCCGAAGCATTTTTAGTTGCGGTTTCTATAGCTGTTGGCACTGGTGCAGTTTTAAGCCTATTTATAAATAACTTAGGTTAA
- a CDS encoding threonine/serine exporter family protein, translating into MLTQIAVSFLASLGFGIIFNIKGKNLIFASIGGAISWFSYLYLKENYIGDILSLFISSILFSIYSEICARLLKTPVTTLVICALIPLVPGSGMYYTMYETISGNINRAVELGLNTLASAGTLALGVIFVSTITKQVTNLKKVKEKLLEK; encoded by the coding sequence ATGCTAACACAAATTGCAGTCTCATTTTTAGCATCCTTAGGCTTTGGAATAATTTTTAATATAAAAGGAAAGAATTTAATATTTGCATCTATAGGTGGTGCTATAAGTTGGTTTTCTTATCTTTATTTAAAAGAAAATTATATAGGTGATATCTTATCATTGTTTATATCCTCAATACTATTTAGCATATATTCAGAAATTTGTGCAAGGCTTTTAAAAACACCTGTAACAACTTTGGTAATTTGTGCACTTATTCCACTAGTTCCTGGTTCTGGAATGTACTATACAATGTACGAAACAATAAGTGGCAATATAAACCGTGCAGTAGAATTAGGGTTAAATACATTAGCTAGTGCTGGAACATTAGCATTAGGGGTAATATTTGTATCTACTATAACAAAACAGGTAACAAATTTAAAAAAAGTTAAAGAAAAATTACTAGAAAAATAA
- the glyA gene encoding serine hydroxymethyltransferase, which translates to MNFENIQREDKEIYDLIEKELVRQQKGIELIASENIVSPAVMEAMGSYLTNKYAEGYPNKRYYGGCHVVDEIEQIAIDRAKELFGAEHANVQPHSGSQANMAVYFAVLEPGDTVLGMDLSHGGHLTHGSPVNFSGKLFNFVSYGVDKETEMIDYENVRKLAIENKPKLIVAGASAYARILDFPKFREIADEVGALLMVDMAHIAGLVAAGVHPSPVPYSDFVTTTTHKTLRGPRGGLILCKEKYAQVLNKNIFPGIQGGPLEHIIAAKAVCFKEALDPSFKTYGENVVENCKELAAQLIARGFKIVSGGTDNHVFLVDLNNKDITGKEAEALLDSVGITVNKNTVPNETRSPFVTSGIRIGTAAITTRGFVKDDMAEIAAVISEAIENRDGDLSALKTRIETLCDKHPLYN; encoded by the coding sequence ATGAATTTTGAAAATATACAAAGAGAAGATAAAGAAATTTATGATTTAATTGAGAAAGAGCTAGTTAGACAACAAAAAGGAATAGAATTAATAGCTTCAGAAAATATTGTAAGTCCGGCTGTTATGGAAGCTATGGGCTCTTATTTAACTAATAAATATGCTGAGGGATATCCAAATAAAAGATATTATGGAGGATGTCACGTTGTAGATGAAATAGAACAAATTGCAATTGATAGAGCTAAGGAATTATTTGGGGCAGAGCATGCTAATGTTCAACCTCATTCAGGTTCACAAGCTAATATGGCTGTATATTTTGCAGTATTAGAACCAGGAGATACTGTATTGGGTATGGATTTGAGCCATGGTGGACATTTAACTCATGGTTCTCCAGTTAACTTTTCAGGAAAATTGTTTAACTTTGTATCTTATGGAGTTGATAAAGAAACTGAGATGATTGACTATGAAAATGTAAGAAAGCTAGCTATTGAAAATAAGCCAAAGCTTATAGTTGCTGGTGCAAGCGCATATGCAAGAATTTTAGATTTTCCAAAGTTTAGAGAAATAGCTGATGAAGTTGGTGCATTACTAATGGTAGATATGGCTCATATTGCAGGACTTGTTGCTGCAGGTGTTCATCCATCACCAGTGCCATATTCTGATTTTGTAACAACAACAACTCATAAGACTTTAAGAGGTCCAAGAGGTGGGTTAATACTTTGTAAAGAGAAATATGCTCAAGTATTAAATAAAAACATATTTCCTGGAATACAAGGAGGTCCTCTAGAGCATATTATAGCTGCTAAGGCTGTGTGTTTTAAAGAAGCATTAGATCCAAGTTTTAAAACATATGGAGAAAATGTAGTTGAAAACTGCAAAGAACTTGCAGCACAATTAATAGCTAGAGGTTTTAAAATTGTATCAGGTGGAACAGATAACCATGTATTCTTAGTTGATTTAAATAACAAAGACATAACAGGAAAAGAAGCGGAGGCTTTATTAGATTCCGTTGGAATAACTGTTAATAAAAACACAGTACCTAATGAAACAAGAAGTCCATTTGTAACTTCAGGAATCAGAATTGGTACAGCAGCGATAACAACTAGAGGTTTTGTAAAGGATGATATGGCTGAAATTGCAGCGGTTATATCAGAGGCAATAGAGAATAGAGATGGAGATTTATCAGCTCTTAAAACTAGAATAGAAACTTTATGCGATAAACATCCACTATACAATTAA
- a CDS encoding D-alanyl-D-alanine carboxypeptidase family protein, with protein sequence MKNNAKRIISFTLIFIFTLLLLPINLAKAVDTDEKVKSDGTNIEARSALLMEPMSGKVLYEKNADEKFAPASVTKIMTMLLTMEAVDSGKIKLDDKVTCSENAKKMGGSTMLLDTGEIRTVEELLKGVAIASGNDAAVALAEYLGGTEQDFVNMMNKRAQELGMVNTTFKNCNGLPADGHMSTAKDIAIMSKELLKHPKVLKYTGTYMDNISEGRKSPIELVNHNKLVRFFEGCDGLKTGFTDEAKYCISATATRNGVRMLSVIMGAPTYKIRNRDAGVLLNYGFSKYEGKKLVSKDEEIDKVYMDEQTDKFFMAMAKDDLNVIIPKGGNKDLDKKIVIDELQKEYKAGDIVGKCEVYLGSEKVGEVDIYCDRDVKKGNIIDNIKYNIKNLFEKGV encoded by the coding sequence ATGAAAAATAATGCAAAAAGAATTATATCTTTTACTTTGATATTTATTTTTACTTTATTACTTTTACCAATTAACTTAGCCAAAGCTGTAGATACAGATGAAAAAGTAAAATCAGATGGAACTAATATTGAAGCAAGATCAGCTTTATTAATGGAACCAATGAGCGGTAAAGTACTTTATGAAAAGAATGCAGATGAAAAATTTGCACCAGCATCTGTAACAAAAATTATGACTATGTTGCTCACAATGGAGGCTGTAGATAGTGGAAAAATTAAATTAGATGATAAAGTAACTTGTAGTGAAAATGCTAAGAAAATGGGCGGAAGTACAATGCTTTTAGACACTGGAGAAATAAGAACTGTTGAAGAACTTTTGAAAGGTGTAGCTATAGCGTCTGGAAATGATGCTGCAGTTGCACTTGCAGAATATCTTGGAGGGACAGAACAAGACTTCGTTAATATGATGAACAAAAGGGCTCAAGAGCTTGGAATGGTTAATACAACATTTAAAAATTGCAATGGATTACCAGCTGATGGACATATGTCTACGGCAAAAGATATAGCAATAATGTCAAAAGAGTTGTTGAAACATCCAAAGGTATTGAAATACACAGGAACTTATATGGATAATATATCAGAAGGAAGAAAATCTCCAATAGAACTAGTAAACCACAATAAATTAGTTAGGTTTTTTGAAGGATGTGACGGGCTAAAAACTGGATTTACAGATGAAGCTAAATACTGTATTAGCGCTACAGCAACAAGAAATGGAGTAAGAATGCTATCTGTAATAATGGGAGCACCAACTTACAAAATAAGAAATCGTGATGCGGGTGTTTTACTTAATTATGGATTCTCAAAGTATGAAGGTAAAAAACTTGTATCTAAAGATGAAGAAATAGATAAAGTATATATGGATGAACAAACAGATAAGTTCTTTATGGCAATGGCAAAAGATGATTTAAATGTTATAATTCCTAAGGGTGGTAATAAAGATTTAGATAAGAAAATTGTTATAGATGAACTACAAAAAGAATACAAAGCAGGAGATATAGTTGGAAAATGTGAAGTTTATTTGGGTAGCGAAAAAGTGGGAGAAGTAGATATATATTGCGATAGAGATGTGAAGAAAGGCAATATAATTGACAATATAAAATATAATATTAAAAACTTATTCGAAAAAGGTGTATAG
- a CDS encoding DNA topoisomerase III — protein sequence MSKTLVLAEKPSVGRDLAKVLKCNQNKGSYIEGSKYIVTWAMGHLVGLMDPEGYDNKYKEWKMETLPMLPKHMKLTVLKKTGRQYNEVKKQLLRNDVSDIVIATDAGREGELVARWILEKSGVKKPLKRLWISSQTEKAILDGFRNLKPGAAYKNLYKAAVCRAEADWLVGLNVTRALTCKYNAQLSAGRVQSPTLSMIVLREDEIRNFKPKTYYTLEGKTRGFNLAWVNKDNNSRIFDEEFANKVASKLKNSEGKIVNINEANKKKFSPALYDLTELQRDANKIWGYSAKQTLNIMQRLYENYKILTYPRTDSRYITTDIVATIPDRLKAISIGEYRIVAEELLKGKIIGNKSFVDNSKVSDHHAIIPTEQKPNLALLSSEERKIYDLVVKRFLSVMLPPFEYIQTTIEVEVQGEKLVAKGKVIKAKGWKKLYDRLEEDSDEEEIKEQVLPTVSIGDNIRVESVNIKKGETKPPARFTEATLLSAMESPHKYINVSKEAAKTLGETGGLGTVATRADIIEKLFNSFVIEKKGKEIIPTSKGKQLMELVPKDLKSPLLTAKWESQLDEISKGKRDDHSFIKEMKNYSVALVEDVKGTNNKFVHDNKTGKKCPNCGKYLLEVKGKNGVMNVCQDRECGYRESVARVTNARCPECKKKLELRGNGEGAIYVCPGSNCNFREKASQFKKRFEKNGKIDKREVNNYMKKMKKEAEEFNDNPFAALLGDIKFDK from the coding sequence ATGAGTAAAACATTAGTATTAGCAGAAAAACCATCAGTGGGGAGAGATTTGGCAAAAGTTCTTAAGTGTAACCAAAATAAAGGTTCATATATAGAAGGTAGTAAATATATAGTGACTTGGGCAATGGGGCATTTAGTTGGGCTTATGGATCCTGAAGGATATGATAATAAATATAAAGAGTGGAAAATGGAAACACTCCCAATGCTTCCTAAACATATGAAACTTACGGTGTTAAAAAAAACAGGGAGACAATATAATGAAGTAAAAAAACAATTATTGAGAAATGATGTTAGCGATATTGTAATTGCTACAGATGCTGGAAGAGAAGGGGAATTAGTTGCTAGGTGGATTTTGGAGAAATCAGGGGTGAAAAAGCCGCTTAAAAGATTATGGATCTCATCTCAAACAGAAAAAGCAATCTTAGATGGATTTAGAAATTTAAAACCAGGTGCAGCTTATAAAAATCTTTATAAAGCAGCAGTATGTAGAGCAGAAGCTGATTGGCTTGTAGGACTTAATGTGACAAGAGCTTTGACATGTAAATATAATGCACAATTATCAGCAGGAAGAGTTCAATCTCCAACATTATCTATGATTGTGTTAAGAGAAGATGAAATAAGAAATTTTAAACCAAAAACTTATTATACTTTGGAAGGAAAAACTAGGGGATTTAACTTAGCATGGGTAAATAAAGACAATAATTCGAGAATATTTGATGAAGAATTTGCTAATAAGGTAGCTTCAAAACTAAAAAATTCAGAGGGGAAAATAGTAAATATAAATGAAGCCAATAAGAAAAAGTTTTCTCCAGCTCTTTATGATTTAACAGAACTTCAAAGAGATGCAAATAAAATATGGGGATATTCTGCAAAACAGACATTAAACATAATGCAAAGGCTTTATGAAAATTATAAAATATTAACTTATCCAAGAACAGATTCAAGATATATTACTACTGATATTGTGGCTACTATTCCTGATAGATTAAAAGCAATTTCTATTGGAGAATATAGAATTGTAGCAGAAGAACTACTTAAAGGAAAAATAATTGGCAATAAGAGTTTTGTAGATAATTCAAAGGTAAGTGATCACCATGCTATTATTCCAACAGAACAAAAGCCTAATTTAGCACTTTTATCATCTGAAGAAAGAAAAATTTATGATTTAGTGGTTAAAAGATTTTTAAGCGTTATGCTTCCACCCTTTGAATATATTCAAACCACAATAGAGGTAGAGGTTCAGGGGGAAAAGCTTGTAGCTAAAGGAAAAGTTATTAAAGCTAAAGGATGGAAAAAGCTTTATGATAGATTAGAAGAAGATAGTGATGAAGAAGAAATAAAAGAGCAAGTTCTTCCTACAGTGTCTATTGGGGACAATATTAGAGTAGAGAGTGTTAATATAAAGAAAGGTGAAACAAAACCACCAGCTAGGTTTACAGAAGCTACTCTTTTATCAGCGATGGAAAGTCCTCATAAATATATTAATGTTTCCAAGGAAGCTGCTAAAACTTTAGGTGAAACAGGTGGCCTTGGAACAGTTGCTACAAGAGCAGATATTATTGAAAAATTATTTAATTCATTTGTTATAGAAAAAAAGGGCAAGGAAATAATTCCTACGTCAAAAGGAAAACAATTAATGGAACTTGTGCCAAAGGATTTAAAATCACCACTTTTAACGGCTAAATGGGAAAGCCAATTAGATGAAATATCAAAAGGAAAAAGAGATGATCATTCATTTATAAAAGAAATGAAAAACTATTCAGTTGCTTTAGTGGAAGATGTTAAAGGTACAAATAATAAGTTTGTTCATGATAATAAAACTGGAAAGAAGTGTCCTAATTGTGGCAAGTATCTATTAGAGGTTAAAGGTAAAAATGGAGTAATGAATGTCTGCCAAGATAGAGAATGTGGATATAGAGAAAGTGTAGCTAGAGTGACAAATGCTAGATGTCCAGAGTGCAAGAAGAAATTGGAACTAAGAGGAAATGGTGAGGGAGCAATATACGTATGCCCTGGCAGTAACTGCAATTTTAGAGAAAAAGCTTCTCAATTTAAGAAGAGATTTGAGAAAAATGGAAAGATTGATAAAAGAGAAGTGAATAATTATATGAAGAAAATGAAGAAAGAAGCAGAGGAATTTAATGATAATCCTTTTGCCGCATTATTAGGCGATATAAAATTTGATAAATAG
- a CDS encoding isochorismatase family cysteine hydrolase: protein MKKALLIIDAQEDFIGEQRNKERFNFEDVDNLINNINKKIIFYQRNKDIVIYIASVLPNNFFYKKFFGYGLVGTKGAKLDKRIKIVSQNYFEKQFASAFRNSNLVKFMKKNEVSKIELVGVDNNECIFKTARSAVKIGLNVIIPSNSIGIINNEKYRRITNKLKSIGVAYI, encoded by the coding sequence ATGAAAAAAGCACTTTTAATTATTGATGCTCAAGAAGATTTTATTGGTGAACAGCGTAATAAAGAGAGATTTAATTTTGAAGATGTAGATAATCTTATTAATAATATAAATAAGAAAATTATATTTTATCAGAGAAATAAAGATATAGTAATTTATATTGCTAGTGTACTTCCTAATAATTTTTTTTATAAGAAGTTTTTTGGATACGGTCTTGTAGGAACTAAAGGGGCCAAATTGGATAAGAGGATTAAGATAGTATCGCAAAATTATTTTGAAAAACAATTTGCAAGTGCTTTTAGAAATAGTAATTTAGTGAAATTCATGAAAAAGAATGAAGTGAGTAAAATAGAGTTGGTTGGAGTTGATAATAATGAATGTATTTTTAAGACTGCAAGAAGTGCTGTTAAGATTGGACTTAATGTTATCATACCCAGCAATAGCATAGGAATTATTAATAATGAAAAATATCGTAGAATAACGAACAAATTAAAGTCAATCGGAGTAGCTTATATATGA